The Vanessa atalanta chromosome 6, ilVanAtal1.2, whole genome shotgun sequence region tataaaataatttcaaaatcacaTTGACAAAATATATCCCAGTCACGAATACAGATGCGGTATTcttctcatttttttattgtatgtcgCAAGCATTTGAATCTCACAGCACCAGTTTCAcataaacgaaattaaattctaattcttATCTTTTTTTCACAATGGTATCACCAAAACATTCATATACACGCGACATACACTTCGCTAAAAATTACACGGCtaagtttttttatactttaattctAGGGTTAAGACATACATTacctaaacaataaaataacttacaatCTAATAACTGTTTACACACTAAACGGAATATTTTAGATAGACGAGTCGTTATATAATCGGAAGTGGAAGCAGAGAATGCCTGGTTAGGTTTTGGCACGTCCGGTGCAACTAGTTACACATTCAAACATACCAAGTCCATTACAATTGTTAACatattcaaaattgttattttcaactCACTTTGATATgttgatttcataaaaaagataCTCATCACATATCACTGTTGAATTTAGGAATCAGGGTCACTTGATAGTTGAAAAAATTgcaatggaaaaatatttttcaaaatcttcattgaataaataagttttatataataaaatactatgctGGATGAaagtctaatatatataaaataactcacgtacaaaaaaaattgccacaataactatattaattagATACATAATAGAACTGAACAATAATTGCACTCCTAATACATAAACAATTGAAATTCGATAGAtttcgaaattttattaaatttactatctAAACAATGGACCGAATAGGTACGAAGTTAACTAAAtcacaatgtttttatataaattaaatatcgagctacagatattaaataaactcgaTACCTTTAGAGACTGTATTCATAAGTACTATTGATTTCAGAAATGACGACTAGATCCAAAGAGCTCATTTAATTTTTACCTGAATGCTATACCAATTATAGAAGTACTTATCCTAGCCTATTTCAAAGAATTTGTTCAAagtatgaaaaaatacattctaAATAACCTCACATTTCAGACTAAAATTCACAAATAATGATTAATGGTTTTGTTGTTGGAAAtgtaaaatgttgaaatttaaatagaatcagCTCTCAGTTTTTGTTTTGTACACATTGTATTCATATATGTTGTTTATCAAATACAATTAGAAAGCAGCTATGACTATTTTGTTTGGAAACTTATAGATATTTTTGTCTTGGACTCCGTTTCTAAAATGTCATTTGACATTTGTACCCAGTttcattaatacaaattttaaaactgCGAGTTTGTTCTCTATgcgaatatttataatgaaaacaatgacaactttaaaaaatacgtcatttttattattttcattgtatactAAAAGCGaaagattcatttattaaaacaaattaaagatacaTCCATAACTTGAAATTATTGGCAAATATTTGGAAACATCGAATTAACAATGAGAGACATTGCTTCATGTACTTGCACATAAGAGTAGTAACTATTAAATAGTTTAGTTATGTACCGACAAAGTGATTGATTGATACAAACGAGACAATTCATTGGCAGTCGagtagttatttaataatcttataattaacCATCCAAATCACATATCTATACCAACCAATTACAAAAGCAATCAGTACACCCTGCAATAGACGAATGCTACTAATTCCCATGAAATATTTGGGAGAGATACTTAAGTAGTACAAGTTACAAGTGTTTGAGATCGACACATAATTGTGGCATAAATTGACCCAATCACTTTTAAGCCTATGTAGATATATGTTTCGTTTAACCTATCGCAGTATTCGTATAACACGGGCGATATaggtcaacaaaaaaaaatttataactaaaaaactCGTCGCCTAAAATAATAGTCATACCGTTTCGAAGCGATAAAAATTCACATTAATTGCAACTAAATATTGACAAGCCATTCTAAAGGTACGCacttttttcaatgttttaaattgtaaatagttacttttaaatattatagactttcgtaatatttagaaatatctagaaaaacatttatactgGAGTAAAATAACAAGTGTTTcgaaaaaacaattgaaaaacatGCATACCAGTAAATGGGTAATGTTAGCTTATATTAACGTGAACAGGATGGAGTTAAAACAGAGTGGTATTGAGTATGATAGTTTTCCATGTAGCAGGCAAAGCAATCATGTCGCATAACGCTTAGTCCAGAGGCGCGCGATACGATCGTGTTCTTCTCTGTTTTGAAGATACTGCGTCGCAATACTGCCCACTAATGGATCAgctgaaatattaaatgttatatcagTTAGTTGCAGTAGTTAGAAGAAAGGAATCCTAACCAAAGATCACAGGTTCAAACCAGACGAGCATCATCAAATTTTCATTGCTTAAtctctatttttaatacatcttGTGATGTTATACGAAGCTGTGAGGCAACCAACATGTGATGAATGACAATTATCTACATATGTATCTACCAATAAGCATTAGAGCTgtgtagtggaataagctcggACCATTCTCTTTAATTGGAGAGGTCCAGCATTGTCGCATACTATAAAGGCTGGTGCttttataacattatcaaaaatcaactaacaacattaattttttatttctgtaacagGCATGACAACCATCAATAATACAAACACAGTCTCACATTGATAATGAgcaatataactattttaaatgaaataaattacatttacatatataaagttgtaacaaatattaatctgaacttaactttaattttatttactataaaattttgGGTATTTCAAATTGTCATTGTAAGACAGAAAAACGTAGATCTACTTGATTGATGTACTGACATGTGCCCGACTGAGACACTGGCTAGCTCGAAATAATTTTCCATTCAGAACATGACAAAttctaaaaacatatttagaacATGATAACTCTCACTAATGTGTAAATTTTGGCTTTCTATAGAATCATTTGAGAACTCATACAACTATATGCACATAATGTTTATCCAATACTATAAATAgcatcatatcatatcataataaatataatactgtcaaaataaatacaaagtttttaaaatgagGAGCTACCCCTTGTAAATTGTTCCATTACTAAGCTAAACTAAACttcaaattaatgttattatttataattgctcCAACACTACATTCTACTTTGGCATGTTCAGGTTAGTAAGTTCAAAGCAGGCTGTTTGTCTCCTGCTATTTTatagtagttaaataaaatctttatattattctaaTCCTAATCAGCGGTAGCTGTTTGATCCTTgtaatgatataatatgtaaGTTAAGTGACAGTAagcagatatatatattttttaagatattgctCTCATCAACATGAAAAgtgtttatgatataaaaacaaaatgactaTGTTATGtctatgttattgttttatatttttttgtaaattcaatataatattcgaTGAGTTCATATTCCTAGTAGtacaatagtaatatattataagtattataaacctgagaaaattattcaatgtatggttaattaaaaaaaaattatgataataaatttacctGGATTACAATCAGTCAAGAGTGAGCATATGGACAGAAGAACTTTTGAGATAGTCAAAGCTGGTGACCAGTTGTCTTTAAGAATATCTAGACAGATCACTCCCTGGCTGTTGATGTTACAATGGTATATCCTAGTTCGGAATGTCACCtgaaattattatctattatttaaaattgagttgtttatatgttttgttGACAACTTGTTGATAAGTCTTATCAAAGCCAATACATtgttaaatctttataaaaattcaactaatactaatatttattgataatactaataataaatgtataaatataaacatatatcttcttaaaagagaatataaactataaaccaTCCAAATATAACCAATAGTTTAAGAATTTCATTAAAGAGATTAG contains the following coding sequences:
- the LOC125064593 gene encoding ubiquitin-conjugating enzyme E2-24 kDa isoform X2; protein product: MSKALGTSAKRIQKELAEITLDPPPNCSAGPKGDNLYEWVSTILGPPGSVYEGGVFFLDIHFSAEYPFKPPKVTFRTRIYHCNINSQGVICLDILKDNWSPALTISKVLLSICSLLTDCNPADPLVGSIATQYLQNREEHDRIARLWTKRYAT